In Candidatus Effluviviaceae Genus I sp., the genomic stretch GAGATCGACCTCCCTGAGATAGCGCGCGGCGTCCTCCGGGGGCGTCGGATTGATGTAGAAGCCCGATCCCCACTCGAAGCCGGCCACCTTCGTGAGGGTCGGCATGATCTCGGTGTGCCAGTGGTAGTACCTGAGATCGCGCTCACCGCACGGGCACGTGTGCACGATCAGGTTGTACGGCGGGTCGTTGAGCGCCAGCGTGATCCTCGTGAGCGTCTCCTTGAGGATGGCCGCGTACGCGACCCTGGTGCCCTCCTCCATGTACTCGAACGACGGCAGATGCTTGCGCGGGAGGATCCACGCTTCGAACGGGAAGCGCGCGGCGAACGGCACGATCGAAATGAACTCGTCGTTCTCGCAGACGATCCTCGTCCGGGTCCAGGTCTCCTGCGCGACGATGTCGCAGAACACGCAGCGTTCCTTGTAGCCGAAGTACTTCTGGCTACCCGAGAGCTCCTCGGCGAGCCGCTTCGGCAGGATGGGCAGCGCGATGAGCTGGGAGTGCGGGTGCTCGAGTGACGCGCCCGCCGCGCTTCCTTTGTTCCGGAAGAGCTGGACGTAGCGGAAGCGCGTGTCGCCCTGCAGGTCGAGCATCCTGTCCTGGGCCGCCTTGACGACGAGCGCGACGTGCTCGAGCGGAAGCCCCTCGAACGTCGCGTCGTGGCGAGGCGTCTCGATGATGACCTCGTGCGCGCCGATGCCGTTCATCTTGTCGTACATGCCCTCGCCGGCGCGGTCGAGTTCCCCCTCGATCGCGAGCGCGGGGAACTTGTTCGGCACGACGCGGACCTGCCATCCCGGCGTGTCGGGGCCCGAACCCCCGGGGCGGTACGCCAGCACCTCCTTCGGGGTCTTGTCCTCGTTGCCCTCGTCGAACGGGCAGACGCCGCCGCGCGAAGGCTCCCGCTCGTGGGCGAAGTCGGTCGGGCGCTTCCCGCGCTCCGTCGAGATGATGACCCAGCGTCCGAGGACGGGGTCCTTCCTGAGCTGCGGCATTCCGTCTCCTCGCCGTGGCCGGCCACCGTCGAGGGGGTCGGCGGAAGCGGCAACGGTTACCAGAATCCCCGCGGCGCGTCAAGCGCGGGACGGCACCCCCGGCGACGACTTCGCACGCGGCCCTTTCCTACGGCTCGACGATCCGCCTTCGCTTGAGCTCCTCGACCACGCGCCGCACGTCGCCGGCGCGCTCCTTCGCGCAGACGAGCGTGGCCTCGGACGTGTGGGCGACGATGACGTCCGACACGCCGACGACCGCGGCGACCCCGCCTTCCGCGGAGACGATGCAGCGTTCGGCGTCGATGAGGACGGCATCACCGCGCGCGGCGGCGCCGGCCTCATCGCACTTCCAGACGCGCTCCAGGGCTTTCCACGATCCCACGTCGTCCCAGCCGAACCCTGCCGGGACCACGACGACGCCGTCGGCCCGCTCCATGACGCCGTAGTCCACCGAGACGGCGGGCACGGCG encodes the following:
- the galT gene encoding galactose-1-phosphate uridylyltransferase, translating into MPQLRKDPVLGRWVIISTERGKRPTDFAHEREPSRGGVCPFDEGNEDKTPKEVLAYRPGGSGPDTPGWQVRVVPNKFPALAIEGELDRAGEGMYDKMNGIGAHEVIIETPRHDATFEGLPLEHVALVVKAAQDRMLDLQGDTRFRYVQLFRNKGSAAGASLEHPHSQLIALPILPKRLAEELSGSQKYFGYKERCVFCDIVAQETWTRTRIVCENDEFISIVPFAARFPFEAWILPRKHLPSFEYMEEGTRVAYAAILKETLTRITLALNDPPYNLIVHTCPCGERDLRYYHWHTEIMPTLTKVAGFEWGSGFYINPTPPEDAARYLREVDLSQRSAP